One Felis catus isolate Fca126 chromosome D2, F.catus_Fca126_mat1.0, whole genome shotgun sequence DNA window includes the following coding sequences:
- the LOC109492740 gene encoding uncharacterized protein LOC109492740 isoform X4: MLGERAAQEAMAPALQARRRSAQPRRRHPTMPRAARESPRRARSCSGARRPDSPGTPHADAARAILTEGSRPLFPFLLRPGPPSSIGLGPKHSGPSDCRGFPVPTRKEDKGEEVQDSLGHMPLATAGKPEKSKVFQRRKSGPLCEMLLKSRMTGTETRPLNLSLWRSLMS; this comes from the exons ATGCTGGGCGAAAGAGCTGCCCAGGAAGCCATGGCCCCGGCCCTCCAAGCGCGACGCCGCTCGGCCCAGCCCCGCCGCCGCCACCCCACAATGCCGCGCGCCGCTCGGGAGTCCCCGAGGCGCGCGCGAAGCTGCTCGGGCGCCCGCAGGCCAGATTCCCCAGGAACCCCGCACGCTGACGCCGCCCGCGCCATCTTGACCGAGGGCAGCCGTCCGCTATTTCCGTTCCTTCTCCGACCTGGACCGCCATCTTCG ATTGGCCTGGGCCCAAAACACTCAGGACCCTCGGATTGCAGGGGGTTCCCAGTCCCCACTAGAAAAGAAGATAAAGGTGAGGAA GTCCAGGATAGCCTTGGTCACATGCCCTTGGCCACAGCCGGGAAGCCAGAGAAAAGTAAAgtatttcaaagaagaaagagTGGTCCACTCTGTGAAATGCTGCTGAAGTCACGGATGACCGGGACAGAGACGAGGCCGCTGAATTTGTCACTGTGGAGATCCCTCATGAGCTAG
- the LOC109492740 gene encoding uncharacterized protein LOC109492740 isoform X2 — translation MLGERAAQEAMAPALQARRRSAQPRRRHPTMPRAARESPRRARSCSGARRPDSPGTPHADAARAILTEGSRPLFPFLLRPGPPSSIGLGPKHSGPSDCRGFPVPTRKEDKEPRWRPLFPSEETVTPKLRQENETLHQPKAMYFDFQFAKAEAYYYRRHQETVLGEAWKYKMVPGWEIKIERERDHTVKTQEMLKNGTV, via the exons ATGCTGGGCGAAAGAGCTGCCCAGGAAGCCATGGCCCCGGCCCTCCAAGCGCGACGCCGCTCGGCCCAGCCCCGCCGCCGCCACCCCACAATGCCGCGCGCCGCTCGGGAGTCCCCGAGGCGCGCGCGAAGCTGCTCGGGCGCCCGCAGGCCAGATTCCCCAGGAACCCCGCACGCTGACGCCGCCCGCGCCATCTTGACCGAGGGCAGCCGTCCGCTATTTCCGTTCCTTCTCCGACCTGGACCGCCATCTTCG ATTGGCCTGGGCCCAAAACACTCAGGACCCTCGGATTGCAGGGGGTTCCCAGTCCCCACTAGAAAAGAAGATAAAG AGCCTAGGTGGCGTCCACTCTTCCCAAGTGAGGAAACTGTTACTCCAAAGCTTCGACAGGAGAACGAAACACTTCATCAACCCAAAGCCATGTATTTTGACTTCCAGTTTGCCAAAGCAGAGGCATATTACTATCGACGACATCAAGAAACGGTGCTGGGAGAGGCgtggaaatacaaaatggttCCGGGGTGGGAAattaaaatagagagagagagagaccacacagTGAAAACACAGGAGATGCTAAAAAATGGGACTGTTTAG
- the LOC109492740 gene encoding uncharacterized protein LOC109492740 isoform X8, which produces MLGERAAQEAMAPALQARRRSAQPRRRHPTMPRAARESPRRARSCSGARRPDSPGTPHADAARAILTEGSRPLFPFLLRPGPPSSIGLGPKHSGPSDCRGFPVPTRKEDKGPG; this is translated from the exons ATGCTGGGCGAAAGAGCTGCCCAGGAAGCCATGGCCCCGGCCCTCCAAGCGCGACGCCGCTCGGCCCAGCCCCGCCGCCGCCACCCCACAATGCCGCGCGCCGCTCGGGAGTCCCCGAGGCGCGCGCGAAGCTGCTCGGGCGCCCGCAGGCCAGATTCCCCAGGAACCCCGCACGCTGACGCCGCCCGCGCCATCTTGACCGAGGGCAGCCGTCCGCTATTTCCGTTCCTTCTCCGACCTGGACCGCCATCTTCG ATTGGCCTGGGCCCAAAACACTCAGGACCCTCGGATTGCAGGGGGTTCCCAGTCCCCACTAGAAAAGAAGATAAAG GTCCAGGATAG
- the LOC109492740 gene encoding uncharacterized protein LOC109492740 isoform X1 → MLGERAAQEAMAPALQARRRSAQPRRRHPTMPRAARESPRRARSCSGARRPDSPGTPHADAARAILTEGSRPLFPFLLRPGPPSSVRIGLGPKHSGPSDCRGFPVPTRKEDKEPRWRPLFPSEETVTPKLRQENETLHQPKAMYFDFQFAKAEAYYYRRHQETVLGEAWKYKMVPGWEIKIERERDHTVKTQEMLKNGTV, encoded by the exons ATGCTGGGCGAAAGAGCTGCCCAGGAAGCCATGGCCCCGGCCCTCCAAGCGCGACGCCGCTCGGCCCAGCCCCGCCGCCGCCACCCCACAATGCCGCGCGCCGCTCGGGAGTCCCCGAGGCGCGCGCGAAGCTGCTCGGGCGCCCGCAGGCCAGATTCCCCAGGAACCCCGCACGCTGACGCCGCCCGCGCCATCTTGACCGAGGGCAGCCGTCCGCTATTTCCGTTCCTTCTCCGACCTGGACCGCCATCTTCGgtgagg ATTGGCCTGGGCCCAAAACACTCAGGACCCTCGGATTGCAGGGGGTTCCCAGTCCCCACTAGAAAAGAAGATAAAG AGCCTAGGTGGCGTCCACTCTTCCCAAGTGAGGAAACTGTTACTCCAAAGCTTCGACAGGAGAACGAAACACTTCATCAACCCAAAGCCATGTATTTTGACTTCCAGTTTGCCAAAGCAGAGGCATATTACTATCGACGACATCAAGAAACGGTGCTGGGAGAGGCgtggaaatacaaaatggttCCGGGGTGGGAAattaaaatagagagagagagagaccacacagTGAAAACACAGGAGATGCTAAAAAATGGGACTGTTTAG
- the LOC109492740 gene encoding uncharacterized protein LOC109492740 isoform X3 — translation MLGERAAQEAMAPALQARRRSAQPRRRHPTMPRAARESPRRARSCSGARRPDSPGTPHADAARAILTEGSRPLFPFLLRPGPPSSVRIGLGPKHSGPSDCRGFPVPTRKEDKGEEVQDSLGHMPLATAGKPEKSKVFQRRKSGPLCEMLLKSRMTGTETRPLNLSLWRSLMS, via the exons ATGCTGGGCGAAAGAGCTGCCCAGGAAGCCATGGCCCCGGCCCTCCAAGCGCGACGCCGCTCGGCCCAGCCCCGCCGCCGCCACCCCACAATGCCGCGCGCCGCTCGGGAGTCCCCGAGGCGCGCGCGAAGCTGCTCGGGCGCCCGCAGGCCAGATTCCCCAGGAACCCCGCACGCTGACGCCGCCCGCGCCATCTTGACCGAGGGCAGCCGTCCGCTATTTCCGTTCCTTCTCCGACCTGGACCGCCATCTTCGgtgagg ATTGGCCTGGGCCCAAAACACTCAGGACCCTCGGATTGCAGGGGGTTCCCAGTCCCCACTAGAAAAGAAGATAAAGGTGAGGAA GTCCAGGATAGCCTTGGTCACATGCCCTTGGCCACAGCCGGGAAGCCAGAGAAAAGTAAAgtatttcaaagaagaaagagTGGTCCACTCTGTGAAATGCTGCTGAAGTCACGGATGACCGGGACAGAGACGAGGCCGCTGAATTTGTCACTGTGGAGATCCCTCATGAGCTAG
- the LOC109492740 gene encoding uncharacterized protein LOC109492740 isoform X7 → MLGERAAQEAMAPALQARRRSAQPRRRHPTMPRAARESPRRARSCSGARRPDSPGTPHADAARAILTEGSRPLFPFLLRPGPPSSIGLGPKHSGPSDCRGFPVPTRKEDKAGPG, encoded by the exons ATGCTGGGCGAAAGAGCTGCCCAGGAAGCCATGGCCCCGGCCCTCCAAGCGCGACGCCGCTCGGCCCAGCCCCGCCGCCGCCACCCCACAATGCCGCGCGCCGCTCGGGAGTCCCCGAGGCGCGCGCGAAGCTGCTCGGGCGCCCGCAGGCCAGATTCCCCAGGAACCCCGCACGCTGACGCCGCCCGCGCCATCTTGACCGAGGGCAGCCGTCCGCTATTTCCGTTCCTTCTCCGACCTGGACCGCCATCTTCG ATTGGCCTGGGCCCAAAACACTCAGGACCCTCGGATTGCAGGGGGTTCCCAGTCCCCACTAGAAAAGAAGATAAAG CAGGTCCAGGATAG
- the LOC109492740 gene encoding uncharacterized protein LOC109492740 isoform X5, which yields MLGERAAQEAMAPALQARRRSAQPRRRHPTMPRAARESPRRARSCSGARRPDSPGTPHADAARAILTEGSRPLFPFLLRPGPPSSVRIGLGPKHSGPSDCRGFPVPTRKEDKAGPG from the exons ATGCTGGGCGAAAGAGCTGCCCAGGAAGCCATGGCCCCGGCCCTCCAAGCGCGACGCCGCTCGGCCCAGCCCCGCCGCCGCCACCCCACAATGCCGCGCGCCGCTCGGGAGTCCCCGAGGCGCGCGCGAAGCTGCTCGGGCGCCCGCAGGCCAGATTCCCCAGGAACCCCGCACGCTGACGCCGCCCGCGCCATCTTGACCGAGGGCAGCCGTCCGCTATTTCCGTTCCTTCTCCGACCTGGACCGCCATCTTCGgtgagg ATTGGCCTGGGCCCAAAACACTCAGGACCCTCGGATTGCAGGGGGTTCCCAGTCCCCACTAGAAAAGAAGATAAAG CAGGTCCAGGATAG
- the LOC109492740 gene encoding uncharacterized protein LOC109492740 isoform X6, which translates to MLGERAAQEAMAPALQARRRSAQPRRRHPTMPRAARESPRRARSCSGARRPDSPGTPHADAARAILTEGSRPLFPFLLRPGPPSSVRIGLGPKHSGPSDCRGFPVPTRKEDKGPG; encoded by the exons ATGCTGGGCGAAAGAGCTGCCCAGGAAGCCATGGCCCCGGCCCTCCAAGCGCGACGCCGCTCGGCCCAGCCCCGCCGCCGCCACCCCACAATGCCGCGCGCCGCTCGGGAGTCCCCGAGGCGCGCGCGAAGCTGCTCGGGCGCCCGCAGGCCAGATTCCCCAGGAACCCCGCACGCTGACGCCGCCCGCGCCATCTTGACCGAGGGCAGCCGTCCGCTATTTCCGTTCCTTCTCCGACCTGGACCGCCATCTTCGgtgagg ATTGGCCTGGGCCCAAAACACTCAGGACCCTCGGATTGCAGGGGGTTCCCAGTCCCCACTAGAAAAGAAGATAAAG GTCCAGGATAG